One bacterium DNA segment encodes these proteins:
- a CDS encoding cobalt-precorrin 5A hydrolase produces MEGRKELALYALTPGGRDLALRLAGAFPQAEVFLDEKIAATWSGKCRIHLFSEGIGKVVARNFHLFRAHVFIMATGIVVRSIASLLTDKWHDPAVVVLDERGTWAISLLSGHWGGAHDLAREVAHKIGALPVITTATDVGNKTAIEVWAKREGLRLENVSQVTAFNAALVKNIPLFCWSEYPHYLSRLPEGMSAWNGEASHPVDFLAVVSPRTDLPRWPAQHFLLLRPPVLYLGLGCNRGTSEEEIYVSVKEILEEHGYSMLSLAGVGTIDLKADEPGLQGFASRFGLEVHLFSREELNRLDPPSSPSDYVKNILGVKGVAECAAMLLSGHQDLVITKVKRGNVTVALASRKKED; encoded by the coding sequence GTGGAAGGTAGAAAGGAGCTTGCTCTCTATGCGCTCACTCCCGGAGGCAGGGATCTGGCTCTGCGCCTGGCCGGGGCATTCCCCCAGGCCGAGGTTTTTCTTGACGAAAAAATCGCAGCCACCTGGAGTGGCAAATGCCGAATACATCTCTTTTCCGAAGGGATCGGGAAGGTAGTAGCCCGCAATTTTCACCTTTTCCGGGCTCACGTTTTTATCATGGCTACCGGGATAGTGGTAAGAAGCATAGCTTCTCTTCTTACGGATAAGTGGCATGATCCGGCGGTGGTGGTTTTGGATGAACGGGGGACCTGGGCCATCAGTCTTCTATCCGGGCATTGGGGAGGTGCCCACGATCTTGCCAGGGAGGTTGCCCATAAGATCGGAGCACTGCCTGTTATCACGACGGCTACCGATGTCGGCAACAAGACGGCCATAGAGGTATGGGCCAAAAGGGAGGGGCTTCGCCTTGAGAATGTTTCTCAGGTCACGGCCTTTAACGCTGCTCTGGTGAAGAATATCCCGCTGTTTTGCTGGAGCGAATACCCACACTACCTCAGCAGGCTCCCGGAGGGCATGAGCGCATGGAATGGCGAAGCATCTCATCCTGTGGATTTTCTGGCAGTCGTCTCTCCCCGCACGGATCTGCCCCGGTGGCCAGCTCAGCACTTTTTACTCCTGCGGCCCCCGGTTCTCTACCTTGGCCTTGGCTGCAACCGAGGTACTTCAGAGGAGGAGATTTATGTCAGTGTTAAGGAGATACTGGAGGAACATGGATACTCGATGCTCTCTCTGGCCGGGGTGGGCACGATCGACCTTAAGGCTGATGAGCCGGGGTTGCAGGGCTTTGCCAGCAGGTTTGGGCTGGAAGTTCACCTTTTTAGCCGCGAAGAACTAAATCGTCTTGATCCTCCCAGCTCACCATCGGACTATGTAAAGAATATACTCGGAGTAAAAGGAGTTGCAGAATGTGCAGCCATGCTTCTTTCGGGCCACCAGGATCTTGTGATAACCAAGGTCAAACGGGGCAATGTAACCGTAGCCCTGGCCTCCCGAAAAAAGGAAGATTAG
- the cobM gene encoding precorrin-4 C(11)-methyltransferase: MKKGKVYFIGAGPGDPELITVKGKRLLSEADLVVYAGSLVNPALLSFASTGTETYDSASMTLDEITTILITAARQGKTAVRLHSGDPSLYGAIQEQMAPLVRAGIPFEVVPGVSSVFGSAASLRQELTLPEVSQTLILTRRGGRTKVPASESLSNLARAGATMAVFLSISAIREVVDELLAGGYRKETPAAVVQRATFPDEKIVRGRLENIADLVQAAGIQSTALILVGDVLKATISLQDETTPSQLYNPAFSHEYRKGIRTEPEEGEDEGGR, encoded by the coding sequence ATGAAAAAAGGCAAGGTTTACTTCATCGGTGCAGGTCCGGGTGATCCTGAGCTGATTACGGTCAAGGGAAAGCGGCTCTTATCAGAGGCTGACCTCGTGGTCTATGCAGGCTCGCTGGTCAATCCGGCTTTGCTCTCCTTCGCCAGCACGGGAACTGAAACATACGACAGCGCATCCATGACCCTTGATGAAATCACCACTATTCTCATTACGGCAGCCCGGCAGGGGAAGACGGCGGTCAGGCTCCATTCGGGCGATCCCTCTCTCTACGGGGCCATTCAGGAGCAGATGGCGCCTTTGGTCAGGGCAGGGATTCCTTTTGAGGTCGTACCGGGGGTAAGCTCGGTTTTTGGCAGTGCCGCTTCCCTGCGGCAGGAGCTGACCTTGCCTGAAGTCTCCCAAACCCTCATCCTGACCCGCAGAGGTGGCCGCACGAAAGTGCCTGCCTCGGAATCCCTGTCAAACCTGGCCAGGGCGGGAGCGACAATGGCTGTTTTTTTAAGCATTTCAGCTATCCGGGAGGTGGTGGATGAGCTCCTGGCCGGAGGATACCGGAAAGAAACACCGGCAGCCGTAGTTCAAAGAGCTACCTTTCCCGATGAAAAAATAGTGCGCGGCAGGCTGGAGAATATCGCCGACCTGGTCCAGGCTGCCGGTATTCAAAGTACAGCCCTGATCCTGGTGGGAGATGTATTAAAAGCCACAATCAGTCTGCAAGATGAGACGACTCCCTCTCAGCTCTATAATCCTGCGTTCAGCCATGAATACAGGAAGGGGATTCGCACGGAACCCGAAGAAGGTGAAGATGAAGGTGGAAGGTAG
- a CDS encoding cob(I)yrinic acid a,c-diamide adenosyltransferase: MNETGTRVLEPKEQVGLVVVLTGNGKGKTTSALGMALRTVGHGMKVCLIHFIKGYLYAGEMDGLKRLAPEAEAYFTGKGYCGLGDNPYSKEEHRVRAQEAMNLAFEKMASDSFHLIVLDEINNAVRLKLVELNQVLELIDTRPPHLHLVLTGRDAHPDVIERAHIVTEMREIKHSLHQSIEPQKGIDY, from the coding sequence ATGAATGAAACCGGAACACGGGTTCTTGAGCCAAAGGAACAAGTCGGGCTTGTCGTTGTCCTTACCGGCAATGGAAAAGGCAAGACCACTTCCGCCCTGGGGATGGCCCTGCGCACGGTTGGGCATGGAATGAAGGTCTGCCTTATTCACTTTATCAAGGGCTATCTGTACGCCGGAGAAATGGACGGGCTCAAAAGACTGGCCCCGGAGGCGGAGGCATATTTCACCGGCAAAGGATATTGCGGTCTGGGAGACAATCCTTATTCAAAGGAGGAGCATAGAGTCAGGGCCCAGGAGGCCATGAACCTGGCCTTTGAGAAAATGGCTTCAGACTCTTTTCACCTGATCGTGCTCGATGAAATCAATAACGCCGTCAGATTGAAACTGGTCGAGTTGAACCAGGTGCTTGAGCTCATTGACACCAGGCCCCCGCACCTTCATCTTGTACTGACTGGCCGGGATGCCCATCCCGATGTGATCGAAAGAGCCCATATAGTTACCGAAATGAGAGAGATAAAGCATTCTCTCCATCAGAGCATAGAGCCGCAAAAGGGGATCGATTACTGA
- the cobI gene encoding precorrin-2 C(20)-methyltransferase: MTKGILYGIGIGPGDPELITLRGLRILHRTGIIAYPVSRKGERSIALSTLEQAMSLAGKEKIELLFPMSYEPRTPGVSWQEAINRIVAHLDQGKDVAFISIGDVTLYSTFIYLFEIMQEKYPHIEVRFVPGISSLSACAAAASLPLGKADERVAVLPATADRERVRTALEDFDAVVLLKVSRVFDQVYDMLKEMDLLTRATLFQRISTDQERIIHDLSPLVGSKVDYMSLLIVRR; the protein is encoded by the coding sequence ATGACCAAAGGAATTCTTTATGGTATCGGCATCGGGCCGGGAGACCCGGAACTTATCACCCTCAGGGGCTTGCGGATTCTCCATCGTACCGGGATTATCGCTTATCCGGTATCCCGTAAGGGAGAGCGGAGCATAGCTCTTTCCACCCTGGAGCAGGCCATGAGTCTTGCCGGGAAGGAAAAAATCGAGCTTCTCTTCCCCATGAGCTACGAACCTCGAACGCCTGGCGTATCCTGGCAGGAAGCCATAAACAGGATCGTTGCTCATCTTGACCAGGGAAAGGATGTTGCCTTTATCTCCATTGGTGACGTGACCCTCTACTCCACGTTTATCTATTTATTTGAAATCATGCAGGAGAAATATCCGCACATCGAGGTGCGGTTTGTGCCGGGAATATCCTCTCTCAGTGCCTGTGCTGCGGCGGCATCTCTTCCCCTCGGCAAAGCAGATGAGCGGGTTGCGGTCCTTCCGGCTACTGCAGACCGTGAAAGGGTGCGAACGGCCCTGGAGGATTTTGATGCCGTGGTGCTGCTCAAAGTAAGCCGGGTTTTCGATCAGGTGTATGATATGCTCAAAGAAATGGATCTGCTCACCAGGGCTACCCTGTTTCAGCGGATCAGCACGGATCAGGAAAGGATTATCCATGATCTTTCTCCCCTGGTGGGGAGCAAAGTGGACTATATGTCACTCCTTATCGTGAGGAGATAA
- the cbiE gene encoding precorrin-6y C5,15-methyltransferase (decarboxylating) subunit CbiE — protein sequence MKALHEWLHIVGISPCPAQDVFNHPAFLPHLPDDTMLLAGAPRLQELFPGFGGQRLFLKGDLDFLINQVKSYRGQRVVVLASGDPNFFGIASTLLQHVDPQEVTIHPAVSSMQWAFAKARIPWHDAALISLHGRPIHHLAKVWPEKKIGIFTDNSNTPARIASFLLDRGAARDGHYFLFENLGCEHEKMTQGTLQDLAARESEPLNILLLVKAAPESPLSLHPAPGLPEEEFFHTAGLITKREIRAAVLSHLRPQEDSIFWDIGAGSGSVSIEAARFIRSGLILAIEKKPAEVENTIKNRSRFQVLNLEVIPGEAPGILTDLPDPDRIFLGGSGRSLGPNLETCWQRLKKGGRIAVNAVTLESLTIAKEFLRSQAGYFDMTAIQISRKKDLAGLTIMEPSPPVYILVGEKEDKL from the coding sequence ATGAAGGCACTGCATGAGTGGCTGCACATTGTGGGTATCAGCCCCTGCCCGGCACAGGATGTCTTTAACCACCCTGCCTTTCTTCCTCATTTACCTGATGATACTATGCTTTTGGCTGGGGCACCACGGCTTCAGGAGCTTTTTCCAGGCTTTGGAGGGCAAAGGCTGTTCCTGAAAGGGGACCTTGATTTCCTGATTAATCAGGTAAAATCATACCGGGGGCAAAGAGTGGTCGTCCTGGCTTCGGGTGACCCGAATTTTTTTGGCATTGCTTCCACCCTGCTGCAGCACGTTGATCCGCAGGAGGTTACGATTCACCCGGCTGTAAGCTCAATGCAGTGGGCTTTCGCCAAAGCCAGGATTCCCTGGCATGATGCTGCCCTGATCAGCCTGCATGGAAGGCCGATTCATCATCTGGCCAAAGTCTGGCCGGAGAAAAAAATCGGCATTTTTACTGACAACTCCAATACCCCGGCCCGGATTGCTTCCTTCCTGCTGGACCGGGGAGCAGCCCGGGACGGGCATTATTTTCTGTTCGAAAATCTTGGCTGTGAGCATGAGAAAATGACTCAAGGTACACTCCAGGACCTTGCAGCAAGGGAGAGTGAGCCGCTCAATATCCTCCTGTTGGTGAAAGCGGCCCCTGAGAGCCCTTTGAGCCTGCATCCTGCTCCCGGTCTGCCGGAAGAGGAGTTCTTCCATACGGCCGGCCTGATTACCAAGCGCGAAATCAGAGCGGCAGTGCTTTCGCACTTGAGACCGCAGGAGGATTCAATCTTTTGGGATATCGGGGCTGGAAGCGGCTCGGTCTCGATAGAGGCTGCACGGTTTATTCGATCCGGCCTCATCCTGGCTATTGAAAAAAAGCCTGCCGAGGTGGAAAATACCATCAAAAACCGCAGCAGGTTTCAGGTTCTGAATCTTGAGGTTATTCCGGGTGAAGCCCCCGGCATCCTGACCGATTTGCCTGATCCTGACCGGATTTTCCTCGGCGGAAGCGGCCGGTCCCTTGGCCCTAACTTGGAAACCTGCTGGCAGAGACTGAAAAAGGGCGGGCGGATAGCAGTGAACGCTGTCACCCTGGAGAGCCTGACCATAGCCAAAGAGTTTCTCCGCTCACAGGCCGGGTATTTTGATATGACAGCTATCCAGATTTCCCGGAAGAAAGACCTGGCCGGATTAACCATCATGGAGCCCTCGCCTCCGGTGTATATTCTGGTTGGGGAAAAGGAGGATAAGTTGTGA
- the cbiD gene encoding cobalt-precorrin-5B (C(1))-methyltransferase CbiD, with protein MPSDSRETGKSHQPHPRRLHLRPGYTTGSCAAAAARACVEQLLLHKGFAPTSLLLPSGERLVLQPVNPRMGEGWAGCGIIKDAGDDPDVTDGIEIRARITLNSQPGNDIRIAGGDGVGRITKEGLELPPGEPAINPVPRRMIRDNVREILKEANYAGSVIVEISVPQGELTAVKTINARLGIVGGISILGTTGLVEPVSALAWQDTIVACLKVAKASGCERVVLSPGRSSEAAAIKVFPHWPHEAFILMGDYAGFSLDAARKFGFRQIIISAQFAKLVKIAQGCIHTHVHHSTLDMAWLSASAQQAGYGQETLAFISRAHTARQVYQYFRQRSDGLFFSTLVDRISRDLGVRCILFSYEGEKIADSQEEGRGGRAG; from the coding sequence ATGCCGTCTGATTCCAGGGAAACCGGAAAGTCGCACCAGCCTCACCCGCGCAGGCTGCACCTGCGGCCTGGATATACGACAGGCTCATGCGCCGCTGCGGCAGCCCGCGCCTGTGTGGAGCAGTTGCTGCTGCACAAAGGTTTTGCACCCACCAGCCTGCTTTTGCCATCAGGTGAGCGGCTTGTGCTCCAGCCGGTCAATCCGCGCATGGGTGAAGGCTGGGCTGGCTGTGGCATCATCAAGGATGCGGGAGACGATCCTGATGTCACCGATGGGATTGAAATCCGGGCCAGGATAACGCTCAATTCGCAGCCTGGAAACGATATCAGGATTGCGGGGGGGGATGGAGTAGGCCGGATAACCAAAGAGGGGCTGGAGCTTCCACCGGGAGAGCCAGCCATCAATCCGGTCCCCCGCAGGATGATCCGGGATAATGTCCGGGAAATACTCAAGGAGGCCAACTATGCTGGCAGTGTCATAGTCGAGATTTCAGTTCCCCAGGGTGAGCTGACAGCGGTAAAAACCATTAACGCCCGTCTGGGCATTGTCGGCGGCATATCCATTCTTGGGACAACCGGCCTGGTGGAGCCGGTTTCTGCCCTGGCCTGGCAGGATACTATTGTCGCCTGCCTCAAAGTAGCCAAAGCCTCCGGTTGCGAAAGGGTGGTCCTTTCTCCCGGAAGATCGAGCGAGGCAGCAGCAATAAAGGTATTTCCCCATTGGCCGCACGAGGCTTTCATCCTCATGGGCGATTATGCGGGCTTCTCCCTTGATGCGGCCAGAAAATTCGGTTTCCGGCAGATTATTATATCTGCCCAGTTTGCCAAACTGGTGAAAATAGCCCAGGGGTGCATACACACCCATGTTCACCATTCCACACTGGATATGGCCTGGTTATCTGCATCTGCTCAGCAGGCCGGATATGGGCAGGAGACTTTGGCCTTTATAAGTCGGGCACATACTGCCCGCCAGGTCTATCAGTATTTTAGGCAGCGGTCAGACGGTCTCTTTTTTTCCACTCTGGTTGACCGGATATCGAGAGACTTGGGAGTAAGATGCATTCTTTTCTCCTACGAAGGGGAAAAAATCGCTGATAGTCAGGAAGAGGGCAGGGGAGGGCGGGCAGGATGA